A single region of the Thermoanaerobacterium aotearoense genome encodes:
- the arcC gene encoding carbamate kinase, with amino-acid sequence MARIVVALGGNALQENPKDTSAEAQLNTAHSTAKAIVDLIEDGHEVIISHGNGPQVGQIVSTYETANSVNKNIPVMPFPECGAFSQGYIGYHLQQAIRDEMVKRGINKDVASVVTQVVVDKDDPAFKNPTKPVGSFFTEEQAKKLMEEKGYVMKEDAGRGFRRVVASPMPKKIVEEELIKTIVSAGHVVIAVGGGGVPVIENEDGSLKGVPAVIDKDLASEKLAEILNADILMILTAVEQVAINFNKPDQKNLSLLTVEEAKRYMEEGHFAEGSMLPKVKAAMMFAESKMGRKSIIASLSKAKLAVMGRSGTSIILSPVVERKLADLKA; translated from the coding sequence ATGGCAAGAATTGTTGTAGCACTTGGAGGAAATGCACTTCAAGAAAATCCTAAAGATACATCTGCAGAAGCACAGCTTAATACAGCACATAGCACTGCAAAAGCAATTGTGGATCTCATAGAAGATGGACATGAGGTTATTATTTCTCATGGCAATGGACCGCAGGTAGGACAAATTGTATCAACGTATGAAACAGCTAATTCTGTAAATAAGAATATACCTGTTATGCCTTTCCCTGAATGCGGTGCATTCAGCCAAGGGTACATTGGGTACCACTTGCAACAGGCGATTAGAGACGAGATGGTTAAAAGAGGCATCAATAAAGACGTTGCATCTGTTGTTACGCAAGTAGTTGTTGATAAGGATGATCCGGCTTTTAAAAATCCTACAAAACCTGTTGGATCTTTCTTCACAGAGGAACAAGCTAAAAAATTGATGGAAGAAAAAGGATACGTAATGAAAGAAGATGCTGGCAGAGGTTTCAGGAGAGTTGTCGCATCACCGATGCCGAAAAAGATCGTGGAAGAGGAATTGATAAAAACGATTGTCAGTGCAGGTCATGTGGTTATTGCTGTAGGCGGTGGTGGCGTGCCGGTAATTGAGAATGAAGATGGAAGCTTAAAAGGTGTTCCAGCAGTTATAGATAAGGATCTGGCTTCTGAAAAATTAGCTGAAATTTTAAATGCTGATATTCTCATGATACTTACGGCAGTGGAACAAGTCGCCATAAACTTCAATAAGCCAGACCAAAAGAATTTATCGCTGCTGACGGTAGAAGAAGCCAAAAGATATATGGAAGAAGGACATTTTGCAGAAGGCTCAATGCTGCCTAAAGTCAAAGCGGCAATGATGTTTGCAGAATCTAAGATGGGAAGAAAGTCGATAATAGCATCATTAAGCAAGGCGAAATTGGCAGTAATGGGCAGAAGCGGAACTTCCATAATCTTAAGTCCTGTTGTCGAAAGAAAACTTGCTGATTTAAAAGCTTAA
- a CDS encoding basic amino acid/polyamine antiporter, with translation MEGSVGKQKKLGLMLLIALGVGSMIGGGIFNSPTDLIGVSNPQSALIAWLIGGVGIVSLALVFQMLANKRPSLTGGIYSYARAGFGEFVGFNSAWGYWLSAWLGNVAFLVLLFKTFNSLLGKGHELKPVVTFIVASILLWIIHYIITRGIKDAGVVNAIVTVAKLLPLILVIVFGLIVFKVPIFNVHNWTTTLASDGSASSLIGQIKGAMGTILWCFIGVEAATVLSERAESQKIVGKATVLSILITLLIYMLISTIAMGVVPAKVLAKASTPLANVLQATILGGAGGVIVKLGLIVSLLGATLSWILLAAEIPYVAAKDGVMPKWFSKENKNGVPINSLILTNVLTQIFLVSLLSDKLQSAYYTLYYMATTLILVPYLFSALFSLKVCNEDKSLVADTIISLIATIYSLYVIYAVGISYLGLAFIMYAIGIIPYYIAKRERGEKVSKAEVISMAIMILIAIVMIYEVATGKITP, from the coding sequence ATGGAAGGTAGTGTTGGGAAGCAAAAAAAGTTGGGGCTGATGCTTTTAATAGCATTGGGTGTGGGTTCGATGATCGGTGGAGGTATATTCAATAGCCCTACTGATCTCATAGGTGTGTCAAATCCGCAGTCAGCTCTCATTGCGTGGCTGATTGGAGGCGTTGGCATAGTATCGTTAGCGCTGGTGTTTCAGATGCTGGCAAATAAAAGACCAAGTTTGACAGGTGGTATTTATTCTTACGCAAGAGCAGGTTTTGGAGAATTTGTAGGGTTTAATTCTGCATGGGGTTACTGGCTAAGCGCATGGCTTGGCAACGTGGCATTTTTGGTTTTGCTTTTCAAAACATTTAATAGCTTGCTTGGAAAAGGACATGAGTTAAAACCAGTAGTTACTTTCATAGTCGCTTCGATTTTGCTTTGGATAATACATTATATCATTACAAGGGGAATCAAAGATGCTGGTGTTGTAAATGCGATTGTAACAGTTGCAAAGCTGCTTCCATTGATTTTAGTCATCGTATTTGGATTGATAGTTTTCAAGGTTCCAATATTTAATGTGCACAACTGGACGACGACACTTGCATCCGATGGCAGTGCAAGTAGCTTAATAGGACAGATAAAAGGTGCCATGGGAACCATATTGTGGTGCTTTATAGGCGTTGAAGCCGCAACAGTATTGTCCGAAAGAGCTGAGTCTCAGAAGATAGTTGGTAAAGCAACAGTCTTAAGCATTTTGATTACGCTTTTGATTTACATGCTTATATCGACTATTGCAATGGGCGTTGTGCCTGCAAAGGTTTTAGCAAAAGCCAGCACTCCATTGGCAAATGTACTTCAAGCCACCATATTAGGCGGAGCCGGTGGAGTTATCGTAAAGCTTGGTCTTATAGTATCACTTTTAGGTGCAACTTTAAGCTGGATATTGTTAGCTGCAGAAATTCCTTATGTGGCGGCAAAAGATGGGGTTATGCCTAAGTGGTTTTCTAAAGAAAATAAAAACGGAGTGCCGATAAATTCGCTTATTTTGACAAATGTATTGACACAAATATTTTTAGTGTCGTTGTTATCTGATAAATTACAATCTGCATACTACACATTGTATTATATGGCAACTACATTGATACTTGTACCATACCTTTTTTCAGCACTGTTTTCTCTAAAAGTATGTAATGAAGACAAATCTTTGGTCGCTGATACGATAATTTCTTTGATAGCTACTATATATTCTTTGTACGTGATTTATGCTGTAGGCATATCGTATTTAGGTCTTGCATTCATAATGTACGCGATAGGTATAATTCCTTACTATATTGCTAAAAGAGAGAGAGGAGAAAAAGTCAGTAAGGCTGAAGTCATTTCTATGGCAATAATGATTTTAATAGCAATAGTGATGATTTATGAAGTTGCAACAGGAAAAATAACACCTTAG
- the argF gene encoding ornithine carbamoyltransferase, with translation MPINLKGRSFLTLKDFATEEIRYLLDLSRDLKAKKRKGLKDKLLDGKNIVLLFEKTSTRTRCAFEVAALDEGAHVTYLDMNSSQMGKKESLEDTAKVLGRFYDGIEYRGFEQKVVEDLAKYSGVPVFNGLTDVDHPTQILADMLTIEEHVAKPLDKVKIVFVGDTRNNMSYAWLYGCAKMGMHFVAYGPKELWPDSSVLDEANKIAEKTGAILEVTDDIEKIKGADVIYTDIWASMGEEDKLADRVKLLTPFRVDMEMLKATQNPEVIFMHCLPSFHDFETTMAKNAKEKMNLDIREVTDEVFRSKHSVVFDEAENRMHTIKAVMVATL, from the coding sequence ATGCCAATAAACTTAAAAGGAAGAAGCTTTTTAACACTTAAAGATTTTGCAACAGAAGAAATAAGGTATTTGTTGGATCTTTCACGCGATTTAAAAGCAAAAAAGAGAAAGGGCCTGAAAGATAAACTTCTTGACGGGAAAAATATCGTCCTCTTGTTTGAAAAGACATCTACAAGGACAAGATGTGCGTTTGAAGTGGCTGCATTAGATGAAGGAGCGCATGTGACATACTTGGATATGAACAGCTCTCAGATGGGTAAGAAAGAATCGCTGGAAGATACGGCAAAGGTTCTCGGCAGGTTCTATGATGGAATCGAGTATAGAGGTTTTGAGCAAAAGGTCGTTGAAGACCTTGCGAAATACTCTGGAGTTCCTGTGTTTAATGGGCTTACAGATGTTGACCATCCTACACAGATACTGGCAGATATGCTTACGATTGAAGAACATGTAGCAAAACCGCTTGACAAAGTAAAGATAGTTTTTGTGGGTGATACAAGAAACAACATGTCTTATGCATGGCTTTATGGTTGTGCAAAAATGGGAATGCATTTTGTGGCATACGGACCTAAAGAACTGTGGCCAGATAGTTCTGTCCTTGATGAGGCAAATAAAATTGCAGAGAAAACTGGCGCTATACTTGAAGTTACGGATGATATTGAAAAAATAAAAGGTGCTGATGTCATATACACTGATATATGGGCTTCAATGGGTGAAGAAGATAAACTTGCTGACAGAGTAAAGCTGCTTACACCTTTTAGAGTTGATATGGAGATGTTAAAAGCTACACAGAATCCAGAAGTCATATTCATGCATTGTTTGCCATCTTTCCACGATTTTGAGACGACAATGGCTAAGAATGCGAAAGAGAAAATGAATCTCGACATTAGAGAAGTTACTGACGAAGTTTTCAGAAGCAAACATTCGGTTGTTTTCGATGAGGCAGAAAATAGAATGCACACAATTAAAGCAGTGATGGTTGCTACTCTATGA
- the arcA gene encoding arginine deiminase, translated as MESCVSIDSLSINVYSEIGVLKKVLLHRPGKEIENLVPDYLGRLLFDDIPYLKVAQQEHDKFSDVLRENGVEVVYVENLIADVLNDDDIKNEFVEEFLNESGIILPVLKDALKEYLLSMNTEEMIDTIIAGIRKDDVKLKKVNSLSGIIKDDYPFYLDPMPNLYFTRDIGASIGNGLSISRMKTEARRRETLFIKYIHKYHDLFKDANIPLWYDRTMPFSIEGGDELILSDEVMAIGCSERTSSEAIEILAKNLLNGDTSFKKILVFEIPKARSFMHLDTVFTMVDYDKFTIHSGIQGNLNVYEISSGSDGTLKYRNDTNSLENILSNALGLDYVELIKCGGGDPIISGREQWNDGSNTLAIAPGVVVTYERNYVSNELLEKKGIKVLRIPSAELSRGRGGPRCMSMPLVRENLR; from the coding sequence ATGGAATCCTGTGTCAGTATCGATTCTTTGAGCATAAACGTCTATTCAGAAATAGGCGTATTAAAAAAAGTTTTACTACACAGACCTGGGAAAGAAATTGAAAATTTAGTTCCAGACTATTTAGGAAGGCTTTTGTTTGATGATATACCATATCTCAAGGTGGCTCAGCAAGAACATGATAAATTTTCAGATGTATTGCGAGAAAATGGAGTAGAGGTAGTGTACGTTGAAAATTTGATAGCAGATGTCTTAAATGACGATGATATCAAAAATGAGTTCGTTGAAGAATTTTTAAATGAAAGTGGCATAATTTTACCTGTTTTAAAGGATGCATTGAAAGAATACCTTCTTAGCATGAATACAGAAGAAATGATTGACACGATAATTGCTGGAATACGAAAAGATGATGTAAAGCTTAAAAAGGTCAATTCTCTTTCAGGCATAATTAAAGATGATTATCCATTTTACCTTGATCCGATGCCAAATCTATACTTTACAAGAGATATCGGCGCTTCAATTGGAAACGGCCTTTCTATAAGCAGAATGAAAACTGAAGCCAGAAGGAGAGAAACACTTTTTATAAAGTACATCCATAAATATCATGATCTTTTTAAAGATGCAAACATTCCTCTTTGGTACGACAGGACAATGCCTTTTTCCATCGAAGGTGGGGATGAACTGATATTGTCAGATGAAGTGATGGCAATAGGCTGCAGCGAAAGGACATCGTCGGAAGCAATTGAAATTTTAGCTAAAAACTTGCTAAACGGCGATACAAGCTTTAAAAAGATATTAGTCTTTGAAATCCCCAAAGCCCGTTCCTTTATGCACTTAGATACTGTATTTACAATGGTTGATTACGACAAATTTACAATACATTCAGGCATACAAGGAAATCTCAATGTCTATGAAATTTCAAGCGGAAGTGATGGTACTCTTAAGTACAGGAATGATACTAATTCACTTGAAAACATTTTAAGCAACGCATTGGGACTGGATTATGTCGAGCTCATAAAATGTGGAGGCGGTGATCCAATAATTTCAGGCAGAGAACAATGGAATGATGGATCTAATACGCTGGCGATAGCACCTGGTGTTGTCGTAACATACGAAAGAAACTACGTATCTAATGAATTGTTGGAAAAGAAAGGCATTAAAGTTTTGAGAATACCAAGTGCAGAGCTTTCAAGAGGTAGAGGCGGCCCAAGATGTATGAGCATGCCTCTCGTTAGAGAAAATTTAAGATAA
- a CDS encoding amino acid permease, with protein MNLFRKKSADQLLETAEKTNLNKKLTAIDLAALAIGSVVGTGVFVSTGEGALKAGPAVIISYIIGGVTAVLAAFIFAELVTMFPVAGSTYTYSYVAFGEIVAWIIGWDLLLEYLISASAVASGWSGTFIGFLKTLGITLPKVITTPPISGGIMDLPAILITAFVTWILYVGVRESATVNNLIVLLKIAVIGLFVFLGFSHIKMANFTPFAPYGFKGIMTAAAIIFFAYVGFDAVSTAAEETKNPTRDVPLGLMVAVVLILVIYMAVAITLVGMVPFKHIDPNNALPGALLSVGINWGSALVATGAIVGMVSTLLVTLYGQIRIFMVMARDGLLPDVFSRVHPKYKTPHVNTLITCVLTAIIAGFLPLDEIIELTNIGTLSAFIIVSIGILVLRVKMPNAERKFKVPFVWIVAPLTMIFSLYLIVNLPMVTLARFVIWMIVGLIIYFAYSRYHSTLNVR; from the coding sequence ATGAATTTATTCAGAAAGAAGTCGGCAGATCAACTGCTTGAGACTGCTGAGAAGACAAATTTAAACAAAAAACTCACCGCTATTGATTTGGCTGCATTGGCCATTGGTTCTGTCGTTGGAACAGGAGTGTTTGTGTCGACTGGTGAAGGTGCTTTAAAAGCTGGTCCAGCAGTGATTATCTCGTATATAATTGGTGGCGTTACGGCTGTTTTAGCTGCTTTTATATTTGCAGAGTTGGTCACGATGTTTCCGGTAGCTGGCAGCACGTATACTTATTCTTATGTTGCTTTTGGTGAAATAGTCGCTTGGATAATAGGATGGGATTTACTTCTGGAATATCTTATATCTGCAAGCGCTGTGGCATCAGGGTGGTCTGGTACTTTTATTGGATTTTTAAAAACTCTTGGCATTACATTGCCTAAAGTCATAACTACACCTCCGATTTCTGGCGGCATCATGGATTTGCCCGCAATTTTGATTACTGCGTTTGTGACATGGATTTTGTACGTTGGCGTAAGAGAAAGCGCTACCGTAAATAATTTGATAGTTCTTTTAAAAATTGCAGTTATAGGGTTGTTTGTATTTTTAGGGTTTAGTCACATTAAAATGGCTAATTTCACCCCATTTGCACCGTATGGATTTAAGGGGATAATGACTGCAGCAGCTATCATATTTTTTGCGTATGTAGGATTTGATGCTGTTTCTACTGCAGCCGAGGAGACGAAAAATCCGACAAGAGATGTTCCTTTAGGACTCATGGTGGCTGTGGTATTGATTCTTGTCATATACATGGCGGTTGCCATAACATTGGTTGGTATGGTGCCTTTCAAACACATAGATCCGAACAATGCGCTGCCGGGTGCACTTTTAAGTGTAGGGATTAACTGGGGTTCTGCACTGGTTGCTACAGGTGCTATTGTAGGCATGGTTTCGACGCTTTTAGTGACTTTGTATGGTCAGATAAGGATTTTTATGGTGATGGCCCGTGATGGCCTTTTGCCAGATGTTTTTTCAAGGGTTCATCCAAAGTATAAGACGCCACATGTAAATACGTTAATAACATGTGTTTTAACCGCTATTATTGCGGGGTTCCTCCCATTAGACGAAATAATTGAGCTTACAAACATCGGTACATTAAGCGCTTTTATCATTGTATCGATTGGCATATTGGTGCTAAGAGTAAAGATGCCAAACGCCGAAAGGAAGTTTAAAGTGCCATTTGTGTGGATTGTAGCGCCACTTACGATGATATTTAGCTTATATCTTATTGTCAACCTTCCGATGGTGACACTTGCAAGATTTGTCATATGGATGATAGTAGGTTTGATCATTTATTTCGCATACAGCAGATATCACAGCACTTTAAATGTAAGATGA
- a CDS encoding arginine repressor, with amino-acid sequence MTKLDRHNKILKIIKEKDIENQEELVNELQKEGFIVTQATISRDIKELKLVKILSSDGKKYKYSTRDVNENITLDKFLSLLSKVIVDMDYSGNIIAIKTLSGAASSAAEAIDELSWSEIVGTIAGNNTIFVLIDKDDNVKGVIDKLKEIVDTHTGENIKKLS; translated from the coding sequence ATGACAAAGCTGGATCGCCACAACAAGATATTAAAAATCATCAAAGAGAAAGATATTGAGAATCAAGAGGAATTGGTAAATGAATTGCAAAAAGAAGGATTCATTGTGACTCAAGCAACTATATCGAGAGATATAAAAGAACTGAAATTAGTAAAAATATTAAGCAGCGATGGCAAAAAATACAAATACTCCACCAGGGATGTAAATGAGAATATCACATTGGACAAATTTTTATCGCTTCTTTCTAAAGTAATTGTAGATATGGATTATTCAGGCAATATAATTGCTATTAAAACGTTGTCTGGTGCTGCATCCAGTGCCGCTGAAGCCATTGATGAATTGAGCTGGAGTGAAATAGTAGGCACCATTGCAGGAAATAATACTATTTTTGTGCTTATCGATAAAGATGATAATGTAAAAGGAGTCATTGATAAATTAAAAGAAATAGTTGATACGCATACAGGGGAAAATATAAAAAAGTTAAGCTGA
- a CDS encoding glycoside hydrolase family 31 protein yields the protein MVTKFNDGVVVKKNGIALQIRIINSKIINFFITDKDEKRKDTVAIEKREDDTFCTFDISENSDFITIKTESLNIMVNLNDFSVKISNTEGLIINEDYNGGVRFYNNDIRCYKKLNEDHYYGFGEKAGYLDKKGEYLEMWNTDELMTHNQGTKLLYQSYPFFIGLNKKYTYGIFFDNSFRSFFDMGFESNEYYYFGAKGGQMNYYFIYGESIKEVVENYTYLTGKINMPPIWSLGNQQSRYSYTPQEKVLEIAKTFREKGIPCDVIYLDIDYMEGYRVFTWNKEAFLNYKEMLQKLKEMGFKVVTIIDPGIKKDYDYDIYREGIENDYFVKDKFGIPFIGHVWPGESLFPDFLRDDVRHWWADKLRSFVNEGVDGIWNDMNEPSVLDGINKTMPEDNVHYLNGYKILHSEAHNVYATYMAMATQEGLLKARPNERPFILSRAAFSGIQKYAAVWTGDNRSLYEHLLLMMPMIMNLGLSGQPFAGSDVGGFGDDGQEELFIRWIEAGVFTPFLRIHSANGTRPQEPWSFGNKCEDISKKYIKMRYEILPYIYDLFYIASQKGYPVMRPLVFEYQNDENTHNIYDEFMLGDNMLIAPIYLPSKTIRDVYLPKGIWYDYWNGNEFKGEKHYLIEAPIDIIPLFVKEGSIIPKQDVQAYIGEKQINELIIELYSGSCGEYTHYEDDGISVNYIRGEYNLTNFKFKYINGVLKIYINRIYSGYKNGIKKYKFIFKNFDKIEKIFVNNNEYKIDDCVIEI from the coding sequence TTGGTTACAAAATTCAACGATGGAGTTGTTGTGAAAAAAAATGGTATAGCATTACAGATAAGGATAATCAATAGCAAAATTATTAATTTTTTTATAACTGATAAGGATGAAAAAAGAAAAGATACAGTTGCAATAGAGAAAAGAGAAGATGATACATTTTGCACTTTTGATATTTCAGAGAATTCAGATTTTATTACAATAAAAACAGAGTCTTTAAATATTATGGTTAATTTAAATGATTTTTCGGTAAAAATTTCAAATACGGAAGGTTTAATAATTAATGAGGATTATAATGGTGGTGTTAGATTCTATAATAATGATATAAGATGTTACAAGAAATTAAATGAAGATCATTATTATGGATTTGGAGAAAAAGCTGGTTATCTTGATAAAAAAGGTGAGTATTTAGAGATGTGGAATACGGATGAACTTATGACACACAATCAAGGTACGAAGCTTCTGTATCAATCATATCCATTTTTTATAGGGTTAAATAAAAAATATACGTATGGTATATTTTTTGATAATAGTTTTCGCTCTTTTTTTGATATGGGTTTTGAAAGTAATGAGTATTATTATTTTGGCGCTAAAGGAGGGCAAATGAATTATTATTTTATATATGGAGAAAGTATAAAAGAAGTAGTAGAAAATTACACTTACCTTACGGGAAAAATTAATATGCCACCAATTTGGTCTCTTGGTAATCAACAGAGTAGATATAGTTATACACCACAAGAAAAAGTTTTGGAAATTGCTAAAACTTTTAGAGAAAAGGGAATTCCATGCGATGTAATTTACCTTGACATAGATTATATGGAAGGATATAGAGTTTTTACTTGGAATAAAGAAGCTTTCTTAAATTATAAAGAAATGCTTCAGAAACTTAAAGAAATGGGGTTTAAAGTTGTAACGATTATAGATCCTGGTATTAAGAAAGATTATGATTATGATATATATAGAGAAGGAATTGAAAATGATTATTTTGTTAAAGATAAATTTGGTATACCTTTTATAGGACATGTATGGCCAGGAGAATCATTATTTCCTGACTTCTTGAGAGATGATGTAAGACATTGGTGGGCAGATAAACTTAGAAGTTTTGTAAATGAAGGCGTAGATGGGATATGGAATGATATGAATGAGCCTTCTGTTTTAGATGGGATTAACAAAACAATGCCAGAAGATAATGTACATTATCTAAATGGGTATAAAATATTGCACAGTGAGGCACATAATGTTTATGCAACATATATGGCAATGGCGACACAAGAGGGATTGTTAAAAGCCAGACCTAATGAAAGACCTTTTATTCTTTCAAGAGCAGCATTTTCTGGAATCCAGAAATATGCTGCGGTTTGGACAGGAGATAATAGGAGTTTGTATGAACACTTACTTTTAATGATGCCAATGATTATGAATTTAGGACTATCTGGTCAGCCTTTTGCAGGATCTGATGTAGGTGGATTTGGAGACGATGGCCAAGAAGAGCTTTTTATAAGATGGATTGAAGCTGGAGTTTTTACACCATTTCTGAGAATACATTCAGCAAATGGGACAAGGCCCCAAGAACCGTGGTCATTTGGGAATAAGTGTGAAGATATATCAAAAAAATATATTAAGATGAGATATGAAATATTACCATATATATATGATTTATTTTATATTGCTTCTCAAAAAGGTTATCCAGTTATGAGGCCATTGGTTTTTGAGTATCAAAATGATGAAAATACACATAATATATATGATGAATTTATGCTTGGAGATAATATGCTTATTGCACCAATTTATTTACCGTCAAAGACGATAAGAGATGTATATTTGCCTAAAGGCATATGGTATGATTATTGGAATGGTAATGAGTTTAAAGGCGAAAAACATTATCTTATAGAAGCACCCATTGACATTATACCACTTTTTGTAAAAGAAGGTTCTATTATACCTAAACAAGATGTGCAAGCATATATAGGCGAAAAACAAATAAATGAACTTATTATAGAATTATATAGCGGTTCATGTGGAGAATACACTCATTATGAGGATGATGGAATATCAGTTAATTATATTCGTGGTGAATATAATTTAACTAATTTTAAATTTAAATATATAAATGGAGTTTTAAAAATATATATAAACAGGATTTATTCAGGATATAAAAATGGAATTAAGAAATATAAATTTATATTTAAAAATTTTGACAAGATCGAAAAAATTTTTGTAAACAACAATGAATATAAAATAGATGATTGTGTTATAGAAATATAA
- a CDS encoding LacI family DNA-binding transcriptional regulator, protein MGRKKDIVTIRDIAKEANVSVTTVSNVIHRNYGRVSQETINRIEKIIKEKQYIPNMSARSLVNNSSKIIGVINNLIPEINSSFIQDPFHSAFIGGIEKEFSKSEYFTMIRTVMDKQELVALLKNWNLDGIILTGVFDDEFYHTLKMSEIPVVLIDSYIKDEEILSVGLEDFNGGYIATKYLIENGHKNILFASPKIKANGVVEERLKGYKKALCEAGLLFNKNNVYEYEKAITIDECIKLGRKLSERRDITAIFATADIMAVGIMSGLQEMGVRIPDDISIIGFDDLDISRITSPRLTTIHQDAEKKGLIAAKMMIAYLKEHNVKSKKVILPVHLVERESVRKIL, encoded by the coding sequence ATGGGAAGAAAAAAAGATATAGTTACTATAAGAGATATTGCAAAAGAAGCTAATGTAAGTGTTACAACAGTGTCAAATGTTATTCATAGAAATTATGGGCGAGTATCTCAAGAGACTATCAATCGAATAGAAAAAATAATTAAAGAAAAACAGTATATCCCTAATATGTCAGCTCGTTCTTTAGTCAATAATTCATCAAAGATTATTGGGGTTATTAATAATTTAATTCCAGAGATTAATAGCAGTTTTATTCAAGACCCTTTTCATTCTGCGTTTATTGGGGGTATAGAGAAAGAATTTAGCAAAAGTGAGTATTTTACAATGATTCGAACTGTAATGGATAAACAAGAATTAGTTGCGTTATTAAAAAATTGGAATTTAGATGGTATTATTCTAACAGGAGTTTTTGATGATGAGTTTTATCATACGTTAAAAATGTCTGAGATACCTGTAGTATTGATAGATAGTTATATAAAAGATGAAGAAATTTTAAGTGTCGGATTGGAGGATTTTAATGGGGGATATATAGCAACTAAATATTTAATCGAAAATGGTCATAAAAATATTTTATTTGCATCTCCTAAAATCAAAGCGAATGGAGTTGTTGAAGAAAGATTAAAAGGTTATAAAAAAGCTTTATGTGAGGCAGGTTTATTGTTTAATAAAAATAATGTATATGAGTATGAAAAAGCAATAACAATAGATGAATGCATAAAATTGGGACGCAAATTAAGCGAGCGACGTGATATAACAGCAATATTTGCTACTGCTGATATAATGGCAGTTGGAATCATGAGTGGACTTCAAGAAATGGGTGTGCGTATTCCTGATGATATTTCAATAATAGGATTTGATGATTTAGATATTAGTCGTATTACTAGTCCCAGATTGACTACTATTCACCAGGATGCGGAAAAGAAAGGTTTAATTGCAGCAAAAATGATGATAGCGTATCTTAAAGAGCATAATGTTAAGAGCAAAAAGGTTATTTTGCCTGTACATCTTGTAGAAAGAGAAAGTGTACGGAAAATTTTATAA
- a CDS encoding carbohydrate ABC transporter permease → MVRLSEKNSGIIRQFDIKRRNVKIGYYFLFLVSCIMVFIALIPIIWILLSGFKTLNEFVNESTFLPKSYDIKNFIKTWQLLKFGKYYLNSFYSVIGSVFFAVICNGLLAYDISKIKPFGSKLIFALIMWSLMIPSTTSIVPLFVNINKIGLQGTFIPLWLSMGANAFYVILYKNFFDSIPQSLVEAARLDGCSELGIFFKIILPLSASINTVVVIYAINAAWSDFLLPYLVLNNSGYETVMVRLFQFRTSIATDVDIIRAIVFSIIPPIILFGLFQKYIMEGITQTGIKG, encoded by the coding sequence ATGGTTAGACTCAGTGAAAAAAATAGTGGCATTATAAGGCAGTTTGACATAAAAAGACGAAATGTGAAAATAGGTTATTATTTTCTCTTTTTGGTATCTTGTATAATGGTTTTTATTGCTTTGATACCGATTATATGGATTCTACTTTCTGGTTTTAAAACTTTAAATGAATTTGTTAATGAATCAACATTTTTACCTAAATCGTATGATATTAAAAATTTTATAAAAACATGGCAATTACTTAAATTTGGGAAGTATTATTTGAATTCATTTTATTCCGTAATAGGGAGTGTGTTTTTTGCTGTAATTTGCAACGGATTACTGGCTTATGATATTTCAAAAATTAAGCCATTTGGTTCAAAATTAATTTTTGCATTGATTATGTGGAGCTTAATGATTCCATCCACGACAAGTATTGTTCCATTATTTGTTAATATAAACAAGATAGGATTGCAAGGTACTTTTATACCATTGTGGTTATCAATGGGGGCTAATGCTTTTTATGTTATTTTATATAAAAATTTTTTTGATTCAATACCTCAATCTCTTGTTGAAGCTGCGAGATTAGATGGATGCAGTGAATTAGGTATATTCTTTAAAATTATATTACCATTAAGTGCTTCAATAAATACAGTTGTTGTAATTTATGCTATTAATGCTGCGTGGTCTGATTTTTTACTTCCGTATCTTGTTTTAAATAATTCTGGATATGAAACTGTGATGGTTCGTTTATTTCAATTTAGGACAAGTATTGCTACTGATGTTGATATTATAAGGGCAATTGTATTTTCAATAATTCCACCTATTATATTATTTGGTTTGTTTCAAAAGTACATTATGGAGGGAATTACTCAGACTGGAATTAAAGGTTAA